A stretch of the Microcebus murinus isolate Inina chromosome 6, M.murinus_Inina_mat1.0, whole genome shotgun sequence genome encodes the following:
- the TMEM202 gene encoding transmembrane protein 202 codes for MAAKMAQRENLVLTFHTPEVPKIKGNRKYQRPTLPTNKHPSASMPPQRRQHLVDEIHTYIRLFCGSLCGFSLLMLICVSPLNWVQFLVIKNGLELYAGLWTLCNHELCWSHTPKPPYYLQYSRAFFLISILTILIGLGWLFSSCLPRRESTTHSLDLKVSTLSFISATCLLLCLNLFVAQVHWYTTDAMESDLLWAYHLNWGSDFLCTFAGIISFLNYLSSRSRPPNQNVTVIPIEKSRLGIGPVTTVSPAKDKLSKQLKSKTESLRESGKKLPKKLPNAAV; via the exons ATGGCTGCCAAGATGGCGCAGAGGGAAAATTTAGTCTTGACCTTCCACACTCCTGAGGTTCCCAAAATAAAGGGAAACCGGAAATATCAAAGG CCTACCCTCCCCACCAACAAACATCCGAGTGCCTCGATGCCACCCCAGAGGCGGCAGCATCTTGTGGATGAGATACACACCTACATCCGACTGTTCTGTGGCAGCCTCTGTGGTTTTAGCCTCCTAATGCTGATCTGCGTGTCCCCACTGAACTGGGTGCAGTTCCTGGTGATCAAGAATGGCCTTGAGCTCTACGCAGGACTCTGGACCTTATGCAACCATGAGCTGTGCTGGAGCCACACACCCAAGCCACCCT ATTATCTCCAATATTCCAGGGCCTTcttcctcatctccatcctcaccATACTCATTGGCCTTGGCTGGCTCTTCAGCTCTTGCCTCCCTAGAAGAGAAAGCACGACCCACAGCCTGGATCTGAAGGTATCCACGCTCAGCTTCATCTCAG CCACGTGCTTGCTCCTCTGCCTCAACCTGTTTGTGGCACAGGTTCACTGGTATACTACGGATGCCATGGAGTCAGATCTTCTATGGGCCTATCATCTTAACTGGGGGAGTGACTTCTTATGCACGTTTGCTG GAATCATCTCTTTTCTCAACTACTTAAGTTCCAGATCTCGTCCCCCTAATCAAAATGTCACTGTGATTCCAATAGAGAAATCAAGGCTGGGGATTGGTCCAGTGACTACAGTATCACCTGCTAAAGATAAATTGTCAAAACAGTTAAAGTCTAAGACGGAATCTCTAAGAGAGTCAGgaaaaaaactaccaaaaaaaCTACCAAATGCAGCAGTGTGA